The genomic region ATCCGCACCCGGGACAGCGCGTAGGCCGCCAACGCCGCGAACACGGTCGTCACCACGGTCGCGATCCCGCACAGCAGCAGGGAGTTCAGCAACGACGACAGGGCGTACGGGTGCTCGAAGGTCCTCGCCACGTTCGCCAGCGTCCAGTCCGGCCAGCGCAGGCCGAGTCCCGGCTCGGTGTCGAACGGCGCGGACGCGAGCCACAGCATCGGCACGGCGAAGAACCCGAGCACGACCGTGACCAGCACGTAGAACCCGATCCTGCGCACCATCCACAACGGACTCACGCGCGCCTCCTCAGCAGCCGCAGGTACACCAGCGCGATGACGAGGTTGCCGAGCAGCAGCAGGATCGACATCGCCGAGGCGTACCCGAGCTGCCCGCCTTCCAGCGCCTGCCGGTAGATCAGCACCGGCAGCACCTCCGACCGGTGGTTCGGCCCGCCCGCGGTCAGCAGGAACGGCGTGAAGTCGTTGGCGGTCCACAGGCTGATCAGCAGCGTGTTGGTCAGCACGTGCCCGCGGATGTGCGGGAACACCACGTCCCGCACGGTCTGCCACCCCGACGCGCCCACCAGCCGCGCGGTCTCCAGCTGCGACGGCGGCACGGCGGCCAGCGCGGAGGTGTAGAGCAGCATGGAAAACGCGGTGCCGCGCCAGACGTTGAAGATGATCAGGCTGGTCATCGGGTACTGCACGAGCCAGGCCGTCTCGGGCTGCCCGAGCAGCAGGCCGAGCGTGCCGGTGTCGCGGCTGAGGACCGCGAACCACAGGTAGGCGACCACCGTGCCGGGCAGGATCCACGACAGCAGCACGAACGCCTCGACCGTGCGGCGCAGCCACGGCCGCACGGTGCGCAACAACCAGGCGAGGCCGAAGCCGAGCGCGTTCTGCCCGATCACCGCCGAGAACAGCACGAACAACGCGGTCAGCCACACCGAGTTCGTGAACAACGGGTCGCGCACCGCGTTGACGACGTTGTCCAGGCCGACCACCCGCGGGTTCGCCGCCGCGGGCCCGGTGAGCTGGTAGTTGGTGATGCCGATGTAGAGCGTCCACAGCGCCGGGAAGACGAGGAAGACGCCGATCAGCACGAGCGCGGGCGCGACGAACCCGACGGCGCGCCGCACGCCCAGCCCAGAGCCGTCCATCCCACCCCCTGCGGGTTGGGGCGTCTGCAAGTACTACCAACTCACGAGTTGGTAGTACTTGCAGACGCCATCAGCCAACGTTGTCCTCGCCGACGGCCTTCACCAACGCCTCGCGGTACGCCTTGGCCGCGTCGTCCGGGCTCTTGCCGGACACCACGTCCGCGGTCGCCTGCTGCAGCGCCGCCGACACCTTCGGGTAGTCGGCGAGACCGGGGCGGTACCGGGTGATCGGCAGGACCTTCTCGGCGACGAAGCTGAGCACCGGGTCGCCCTTGAGCACCTCGTCGTTGACGTCCTGCCGCTGGGTCAGCTGCGCGGTCCCGGCCAGCGACTCCTTGACGGCCTCGGCGGAGTTGAGGAACTGCATGAGCTCCCAGGCCTGCCGCGGGTACTTGGTGTTCGGGTTGATCACCCGCACGCCACCGCCGGACATGCTGACGAAGTCCTGCCCGCCGACCCCCGCGCCCGCTTGCCGGGCGGGCACCAGCGCCCACCCGACCGCGCTGTCCCGGTCGGCCATCTTCGCGACGCCGTTCTTCGGCTCCACCACCGAACGCCAGAAGTAGTCGCTCTCCAGCAGGATCCCGATCCTGTTCTCGCTGAACAGCGTGAACGACCGGTCGCGGCCCTTGGCCTCCTGCTGCAGCACCGGATCGCCCAGCCCACCACCGTAGATCCGCTGGTACAGCCCGAGAACGTCCTTGACGTTCGACGAATCGCCCTGCCACTTGCCGTTCTCGTGGATCGGCCTGCCGGTGCCGGCCAGCGCGGGCAGCACGCCCTGCATCGTCGTGGCCTCGCCCATCGCGGTGCCGGCGTTGAGCTGGATCGGCGTGACACCGGGCAACGCCTTCAACCGCGTCCCCGCGTCCAGCACGTCCTG from Lentzea guizhouensis harbors:
- a CDS encoding carbohydrate ABC transporter permease, whose amino-acid sequence is MDGSGLGVRRAVGFVAPALVLIGVFLVFPALWTLYIGITNYQLTGPAAANPRVVGLDNVVNAVRDPLFTNSVWLTALFVLFSAVIGQNALGFGLAWLLRTVRPWLRRTVEAFVLLSWILPGTVVAYLWFAVLSRDTGTLGLLLGQPETAWLVQYPMTSLIIFNVWRGTAFSMLLYTSALAAVPPSQLETARLVGASGWQTVRDVVFPHIRGHVLTNTLLISLWTANDFTPFLLTAGGPNHRSEVLPVLIYRQALEGGQLGYASAMSILLLLGNLVIALVYLRLLRRRA
- a CDS encoding extracellular solute-binding protein, coding for MRTKAFGLLAVCALLTGCLGGTQETDQGRNADAKEITLTIVANAALGGKNARGANWLQNWVVPKFTELQKAKGVTATIEFEQNGAGDEDFKTKVALDLKTGGGGDIIEIDGIWLGELAQAGQVKPLDEVVGTGTNWDGWNQIPQAVQALGEFDGKRYGVPMGTDGRVLFFNKKLFAQAGLPADWQPRSWQDVLDAGTRLKALPGVTPIQLNAGTAMGEATTMQGVLPALAGTGRPIHENGKWQGDSSNVKDVLGLYQRIYGGGLGDPVLQQEAKGRDRSFTLFSENRIGILLESDYFWRSVVEPKNGVAKMADRDSAVGWALVPARQAGAGVGGQDFVSMSGGGVRVINPNTKYPRQAWELMQFLNSAEAVKESLAGTAQLTQRQDVNDEVLKGDPVLSFVAEKVLPITRYRPGLADYPKVSAALQQATADVVSGKSPDDAAKAYREALVKAVGEDNVG